A window of the Acidovorax sp. YS12 genome harbors these coding sequences:
- the hpnC gene encoding squalene synthase HpnC, with the protein MNAPPPSPPPPAAPATAAPVTHYENFPVASLLCPPHLRAPIAALYAFARTADDIADEGDAAPTQRLRDLAAYRAELAAAAAGAAPGARWAAVFGPLQGVLRQHGLPVALLDDLLSAFVQDAEKTRDAATYADRTALLDYCRRSANPVGRLLLHLYGVADAEALAQSDAICSALQLINFWQDLSVDIPRGRHYLCDADCAAHGVDRATLAALQPTPATTRLLAGNATWARALMLQGAPLVHRLPGRAGWELRLVVQGGLRILDKIDALHGANLCQRPTLAPPDWLRMGWRALCMRRRTG; encoded by the coding sequence GTGAACGCCCCGCCCCCATCCCCCCCGCCCCCGGCCGCGCCCGCCACGGCGGCGCCCGTGACGCACTACGAGAACTTTCCCGTGGCCTCGCTGCTGTGCCCGCCGCACCTGCGCGCGCCCATTGCCGCGCTGTACGCCTTTGCGCGCACGGCCGACGACATTGCCGACGAGGGCGACGCCGCGCCAACCCAGCGCCTGCGCGACCTGGCGGCCTACCGCGCCGAGCTGGCCGCCGCGGCCGCGGGGGCGGCGCCCGGCGCGCGCTGGGCCGCCGTGTTCGGCCCGCTGCAGGGCGTGCTGCGCCAGCATGGCCTGCCCGTGGCGCTGCTCGACGACCTGCTCAGCGCCTTCGTGCAGGACGCCGAGAAAACCCGCGACGCCGCCACCTACGCCGACCGCACCGCCCTGCTCGACTACTGCCGCCGCTCGGCCAACCCCGTGGGGCGGCTGCTGCTGCACCTGTATGGCGTGGCGGATGCCGAGGCCCTGGCGCAGAGCGACGCCATCTGCTCCGCCCTGCAGCTCATCAACTTCTGGCAGGACCTGAGCGTGGACATTCCGCGCGGGCGCCACTACCTCTGCGACGCCGACTGCGCCGCCCACGGCGTGGACCGCGCCACGCTGGCCGCGCTGCAGCCCACGCCCGCCACCACGCGCCTGCTGGCCGGCAACGCCACCTGGGCGCGCGCGCTGATGCTGCAGGGCGCCCCGCTGGTGCACCGCCTGCCGGGCCGCGCGGGCTGGGAGCTGCGCCTGGTGGTGCAGGGCGGGCTGCGCATCCTCGACAAGATCGACGCCCTGCACGGCGCCAACCTGTGCCAGCGCCCCACGCTGGCGCCGCCCGACTGGCTGCGCATGGGCTGGCGCGCCCTGTGCATGCGCCGCCGCACTGGCTGA
- a CDS encoding winged helix-turn-helix transcriptional regulator, whose translation MVNKIDNINQLTSPGSAPARAAGDEVMELLHRLMHQYRALQQQALREGAHGITLWESKALGFFARQPGATQSDLAAHSGRDKAQLARLVKGLRERGLLDGVADAADRRTVRIAPTAQGLALLQSLRGQAQQVAERAVAGLDGQEQAQLRALLARMAANLEG comes from the coding sequence ATGGTAAATAAAATTGACAATATCAATCAATTGACTTCCCCGGGAAGCGCCCCGGCGCGCGCGGCGGGCGATGAGGTGATGGAGCTGCTGCACCGGCTGATGCACCAGTACCGCGCGCTGCAGCAGCAGGCGCTGCGCGAGGGCGCGCACGGCATCACGCTCTGGGAGAGCAAGGCGCTGGGTTTCTTCGCCCGCCAGCCCGGGGCGACGCAAAGCGACCTGGCGGCCCACTCGGGGCGCGACAAGGCGCAACTGGCGCGCCTGGTGAAAGGGCTGCGCGAGCGCGGCCTGCTCGATGGCGTGGCCGACGCCGCCGACCGCCGCACCGTGCGCATCGCCCCCACGGCGCAGGGGCTGGCGCTGCTGCAATCCCTGCGCGGCCAGGCGCAGCAGGTGGCCGAGCGCGCCGTGGCCGGGCTGGACGGGCAGGAGCAGGCGCAACTGCGCGCGCTGCTGGCGCGCATGGCGGCCAACCTGGAGGGGTGA
- a CDS encoding L-serine ammonia-lyase, with the protein MSVSVFDLFKIGIGPSSSHTVGPMIAARQFACQLDALGLLPAVQRLEVELFGSLAATGVGHGTDRAVLLGLAGHLPEQIDPDQIGAAIAAIHASGQLALLGRRPLPFVPRAHLLMRRKSLPYHPNGMQFHAFGADGTALLRRVYYSVGGGFVVDEHGARVLNMADQPPPDALGTGAGLPHPYRTGAELLAHCQATGSSVAALTLANEQHWHSAPEVRRRLLHIWQTMAAAVRRGCAGGGQLPGPLHLQRRAPALYQSLCARPEEALRDPLSMLDWVNLYAMAVNEENAAGGRVVTAPTNGAAGVVPAVLHYYARFVPGAGDEGIVQFLLTAGAIGLIYKQTASLSGAEVGCQGEVGVACSMAAGALAAVLGGTPAQVENAAEIGMEHNLGMTCDPVGGLVQIPCIERNAMGAIKAINAARMALRGDGTHVVSLDKVIKTMMQTGADMKTKYKETSRGGLAVNVVQC; encoded by the coding sequence ATGTCCGTCAGCGTTTTCGATCTGTTCAAGATCGGCATCGGCCCCTCCAGCTCCCACACCGTGGGCCCCATGATCGCGGCGCGCCAGTTCGCCTGCCAGCTCGACGCCCTGGGCCTGCTGCCCGCCGTGCAGCGGCTGGAGGTGGAACTGTTCGGCTCGCTCGCCGCCACGGGCGTGGGCCACGGCACCGACCGGGCCGTGCTGCTGGGTCTGGCCGGGCACCTGCCCGAGCAGATCGACCCCGACCAGATCGGCGCCGCCATCGCCGCCATCCACGCCAGCGGGCAGCTTGCCCTGCTGGGCCGCCGCCCGCTGCCGTTCGTGCCGCGCGCGCACCTGCTGATGCGGCGCAAGAGCCTGCCCTACCACCCCAACGGCATGCAGTTCCACGCCTTCGGCGCCGATGGCACGGCCCTGCTGCGGCGCGTGTACTACTCGGTCGGCGGCGGCTTCGTGGTGGACGAACACGGCGCACGCGTGCTCAACATGGCCGACCAGCCCCCGCCCGACGCCCTGGGCACCGGCGCCGGCCTGCCCCACCCCTACCGCACCGGCGCCGAGCTGCTGGCGCACTGCCAGGCCACGGGTTCGTCGGTGGCGGCCCTCACCCTGGCCAACGAACAGCACTGGCACAGCGCCCCCGAGGTACGGCGCCGCCTGCTGCACATCTGGCAAACCATGGCCGCCGCCGTGCGCCGGGGCTGTGCGGGCGGGGGGCAGTTGCCGGGCCCGCTGCACCTGCAGCGGCGCGCCCCGGCGCTGTACCAGAGCCTGTGCGCGCGGCCCGAGGAAGCGCTGCGCGACCCGCTGTCCATGCTCGACTGGGTCAACCTCTACGCCATGGCCGTGAACGAGGAGAACGCCGCCGGCGGCCGCGTGGTCACGGCGCCCACCAACGGCGCGGCCGGGGTGGTGCCGGCGGTGCTGCACTACTACGCGCGCTTCGTTCCCGGGGCCGGCGACGAGGGCATCGTCCAGTTCCTGCTCACGGCCGGCGCCATTGGCCTGATCTACAAGCAGACGGCCTCGCTCTCGGGCGCCGAAGTCGGCTGCCAGGGCGAAGTGGGCGTGGCCTGCTCGATGGCGGCGGGCGCGCTGGCGGCCGTGCTCGGCGGCACCCCGGCGCAGGTGGAGAACGCCGCCGAGATCGGCATGGAGCACAACCTGGGCATGACCTGCGACCCCGTGGGCGGGCTGGTGCAGATCCCGTGCATCGAGCGCAACGCCATGGGCGCCATCAAGGCCATCAACGCCGCGCGCATGGCGCTGCGCGGCGACGGCACGCACGTCGTCTCGCTCGACAAGGTCATCAAGACCATGATGCAGACCGGCGCCGACATGAAGACCAAGTACAAGGAAACCTCGCGCGGCGGCCTGGCCGTGAACGTGGTGCAGTGTTGA
- a CDS encoding siderophore-interacting protein, which yields MPEDLSPAASRVQRVRHELRMRTLEVRRTTQVSPQVRAVTLGGDALQGFHSPGFDDHIKLFLPAGGAGAARRDYTPRRYDPVANELTLEFALHGDGPAAAWAARAQAGDRLDIGGPRGSFLVPADYAWHLLAGDVTALPAIARRLEELPAGSHAFAFIALDASDRRALATQARLQLHWLDDDAALIDAVRAFALPAGEGYAWCAGEAGTMAALRRLLVQDKGHSRHALRAAAYWKRGAVAHHENLDDAA from the coding sequence ATGCCCGAAGACCTTTCCCCCGCCGCCAGCCGCGTCCAGCGCGTGCGCCACGAACTGCGCATGCGCACCCTGGAAGTGCGCCGCACTACCCAGGTCAGCCCCCAGGTGCGCGCCGTCACCCTGGGCGGCGACGCGCTGCAAGGCTTTCACAGCCCCGGGTTCGACGACCACATCAAGCTGTTCCTGCCCGCCGGGGGCGCTGGCGCCGCACGGCGCGACTACACCCCGCGCCGCTACGACCCCGTAGCCAACGAGCTGACGCTGGAATTCGCCCTGCACGGCGACGGCCCGGCCGCCGCCTGGGCCGCCCGTGCCCAGGCGGGCGACCGGCTGGACATCGGCGGCCCGCGCGGCTCCTTCCTCGTGCCCGCCGACTACGCCTGGCACCTGCTCGCCGGCGACGTGACGGCGCTGCCCGCCATCGCCCGGCGCCTGGAGGAGCTGCCCGCCGGCAGCCATGCCTTCGCCTTCATCGCGCTGGACGCCTCCGACCGCCGCGCGCTGGCCACGCAGGCGCGCCTGCAACTGCACTGGCTGGACGACGACGCGGCGCTGATCGACGCCGTGCGCGCCTTCGCGCTGCCCGCCGGCGAGGGCTACGCCTGGTGCGCGGGCGAAGCCGGCACCATGGCCGCGCTGCGCCGCCTGCTGGTGCAGGACAAGGGCCACAGCCGCCATGCCCTGCGCGCCGCTGCCTACTGGAAGCGCGGCGCCGTGGCGCACCACGAGAACCTGGACGACGCGGCCTGA
- a CDS encoding efflux RND transporter permease subunit, with protein MTPVQARQGFNLSKWALDHAALTRYLMVVLMVLGIAAYFQLGQDEDPPFTFRAMVVRTYWPGATAQQVAEQVTDKIERTLQEVPYADKIRSYSKPGESQIIFQIKDSSRPSEVANVWYQVRKRVGDMRYTLPQGVQGPFFNDDFGDVYGVIYALEADGFSYAEAKEFADDVRQRLLRVPDVAKVELFGVQDEKLFIEIPQKRLAQLGLDMNQVLAQLGQQNAVESAGTVQAPQDQVQVRVGGQFGGPDDLRAMPIRGASGAQLRLGDIATVTRGYVDPATVKVRHQGQEVVALGVSMAKGGDIIRLGRALGEATAQIEKTLPAGVRLVNVQDQPKAVVRSVNEFIKVLIEAVVIVLAVSFISLGLHKRPGNHPLWRRWTLDTRPGLVVGITIPLVLAVTFLAMWYWGIGLHKISLGSLIIALGLLVDDAIIAVEMMVRKMEEGYDKVRSATFAYEITAMPMLTGTLITAAGFLPIGIAKSTVGEYTFAIFAVTVISLVLSWIVSVYFVPYLGTLLLKVPPHVPDMVAGREEPHEMYDTPFYVTFRRLVNWCVEHRWLTIGATLLTFALGLWGMGKVQQQFFPDSSRPEILVDVWLPEGSSFAANEEVTRRVETVLRAQPGVETVSAWVGSGVPRFYLPLDQVFPQTNVSQFIVLPQDLKTRETLRMALPALLAQEFPEVRARVKLLPNGPPVPYPVQFRVLGPDPAQLRLRADEVKAMLRESPQMRGVNDNWNESVKALRLEIDQDKARALGVSSQSIAQATRTTVLGTTVGQYREGDKLIDIVLRQPLDERAAITDLANAYVGTSTGRAIPLTQIAKPRMAWEPGVMWREGREYAITVQGDVVEGLQGATVTHALLPGLRALEGQWRAAGGTAYRIEVAGAVEESAKGSSSIAAGLPVMLFITFTLLMLQLHSFSRAMLVFLTGPLGIAGVAAALLALGRPFGFVALLGVIALMGMIQRNSVILIDQIELDRARGVPAWDAIIEAAVRRLRPIVLTAAAAVLAMIPLSRSVFWGPMAVAIMGGLVVATVLTLLALPAMYAAWFRVRRPSPEEVAMVRSTQIAH; from the coding sequence ATGACGCCAGTGCAAGCCAGGCAGGGCTTCAACCTGTCCAAGTGGGCGCTCGACCACGCCGCGCTCACGCGCTACCTGATGGTGGTGCTGATGGTGCTGGGCATCGCCGCCTATTTCCAGCTCGGGCAGGACGAAGACCCGCCCTTCACCTTCCGTGCCATGGTGGTGCGCACCTACTGGCCCGGCGCCACGGCGCAGCAGGTGGCCGAGCAGGTGACCGACAAGATCGAGCGCACGCTGCAGGAGGTGCCCTACGCCGACAAGATCCGCAGCTACTCCAAGCCGGGCGAGTCGCAGATCATCTTCCAGATCAAGGACTCGTCGCGTCCCAGCGAGGTGGCCAACGTCTGGTACCAGGTGCGCAAGCGCGTGGGCGACATGCGCTACACGCTGCCGCAGGGCGTGCAGGGGCCGTTCTTCAACGACGACTTCGGCGATGTCTACGGCGTGATCTACGCGCTGGAGGCCGACGGCTTCAGCTACGCCGAGGCCAAGGAGTTCGCCGACGACGTGCGCCAGCGGCTGCTGCGCGTGCCCGACGTGGCCAAGGTGGAACTGTTCGGCGTGCAGGACGAGAAGCTGTTCATCGAGATCCCGCAAAAGCGCCTGGCGCAGCTTGGCCTGGACATGAACCAGGTGCTGGCCCAGCTGGGCCAGCAGAACGCGGTGGAGAGCGCGGGCACCGTGCAGGCGCCGCAGGACCAGGTGCAGGTGCGCGTGGGCGGGCAGTTCGGCGGGCCGGACGATTTGCGCGCCATGCCGATACGCGGCGCCTCGGGCGCGCAGCTGCGCCTGGGCGACATCGCCACCGTCACGCGCGGGTACGTGGACCCGGCCACGGTGAAGGTGCGCCACCAGGGGCAGGAGGTGGTGGCGCTGGGGGTGTCGATGGCCAAGGGGGGCGACATCATCCGCCTGGGCCGGGCCCTGGGCGAGGCCACGGCCCAGATCGAGAAGACGCTGCCGGCCGGTGTGCGGCTGGTGAACGTGCAGGACCAGCCCAAGGCCGTGGTGCGCTCGGTGAACGAGTTCATCAAGGTGCTGATCGAGGCCGTGGTGATCGTGCTGGCCGTGAGCTTCATCAGCCTGGGGCTGCACAAGCGCCCCGGCAACCACCCGCTGTGGCGCCGCTGGACGCTGGACACGCGCCCTGGGCTGGTGGTGGGCATCACCATTCCGCTGGTGCTGGCCGTCACCTTCCTGGCCATGTGGTACTGGGGCATCGGGCTGCACAAGATCTCGCTGGGCTCGCTCATCATCGCGCTGGGCCTGCTGGTGGACGACGCCATCATCGCCGTGGAGATGATGGTGCGCAAGATGGAAGAGGGCTACGACAAGGTGCGCTCGGCCACCTTCGCCTACGAGATCACGGCCATGCCCATGCTCACGGGCACGCTGATCACGGCGGCGGGCTTCCTGCCCATCGGCATCGCCAAATCCACGGTGGGCGAATACACCTTCGCCATCTTCGCGGTGACGGTGATCTCGCTCGTGCTGTCGTGGATCGTCTCGGTGTACTTCGTGCCCTACCTGGGCACGCTGCTGCTCAAGGTGCCGCCGCATGTGCCCGACATGGTGGCCGGCCGCGAGGAGCCGCACGAGATGTACGACACGCCGTTCTACGTGACCTTCCGCCGCCTGGTGAACTGGTGCGTGGAGCACCGCTGGCTCACCATCGGCGCCACGCTGCTGACCTTCGCGCTCGGCTTGTGGGGCATGGGCAAGGTGCAGCAGCAGTTCTTCCCGGATTCGAGCCGCCCCGAGATCCTGGTGGACGTGTGGCTGCCCGAGGGCAGTTCGTTCGCCGCGAACGAGGAGGTGACGCGGCGCGTCGAGACGGTGCTGCGCGCGCAGCCCGGCGTCGAGACGGTGAGCGCCTGGGTGGGCTCGGGCGTGCCGCGCTTCTACCTGCCGCTGGACCAGGTGTTTCCGCAGACCAACGTATCGCAGTTCATCGTGCTGCCGCAGGACTTGAAGACGCGCGAGACGCTGCGCATGGCGCTGCCCGCGCTGCTGGCGCAGGAGTTCCCCGAGGTGCGCGCGCGCGTGAAGCTGCTGCCCAACGGGCCGCCGGTGCCGTACCCGGTGCAGTTCCGCGTGCTGGGGCCCGACCCGGCCCAGTTGCGCTTGCGCGCCGACGAGGTCAAGGCCATGCTGCGCGAGAGCCCGCAGATGCGCGGCGTGAACGACAACTGGAACGAGTCGGTCAAGGCGCTGCGCCTGGAGATCGACCAGGACAAGGCGCGCGCCCTGGGCGTGTCCAGCCAGTCCATCGCCCAGGCCACGCGCACTACGGTGCTGGGCACCACGGTGGGCCAGTACCGCGAGGGCGACAAGCTGATCGACATCGTGCTGCGCCAGCCGCTGGATGAGCGCGCTGCCATCACCGACCTGGCCAACGCCTACGTGGGCACGTCCACCGGCCGCGCCATACCGCTGACGCAGATCGCCAAGCCACGCATGGCCTGGGAGCCGGGCGTGATGTGGCGCGAGGGCCGCGAGTACGCCATCACGGTGCAGGGCGACGTGGTGGAGGGGCTGCAGGGCGCCACGGTGACCCACGCGCTGCTGCCCGGCCTGCGCGCGCTGGAGGGGCAGTGGCGCGCCGCCGGCGGCACGGCCTACCGCATCGAAGTGGCGGGCGCCGTCGAGGAAAGCGCCAAGGGCTCGTCTTCGATCGCGGCGGGGCTGCCCGTCATGCTGTTCATCACCTTCACGCTGCTCATGCTGCAGCTGCACAGCTTCAGCCGCGCGATGCTGGTATTCCTGACCGGCCCGCTGGGGATCGCCGGGGTGGCCGCGGCGCTGCTGGCGCTGGGCCGGCCCTTCGGTTTCGTGGCGCTGCTGGGGGTGATCGCGCTCATGGGCATGATCCAGCGCAACTCGGTGATCCTGATCGACCAGATCGAGCTCGACCGCGCGCGCGGCGTGCCGGCGTGGGACGCCATCATCGAGGCGGCGGTGCGCCGGCTGCGCCCCATCGTGCTCACGGCGGCGGCGGCCGTGCTGGCCATGATTCCGCTGTCGCGCAGCGTGTTCTGGGGGCCCATGGCCGTGGCCATCATGGGCGGGCTCGTCGTGGCGACGGTGCTGACCCTGCTGGCGCTGCCGGCCATGTATGCGGCGTGGTTCCGCGTGCGCCGGCCCAGTCCGGAGGAAGTGGCCATGGTGCGCAGCACGCAGATAGCACATTAA
- a CDS encoding efflux RND transporter periplasmic adaptor subunit produces the protein MRSSSALAWPRSGLFLQPGRARSSGGGAAWLCVAAAAALLAGCARPEPPPEPVRSVKLLTVGEGDLQAQREFAGEVRARVESRLSFRVAGKLVQRQAELGQAVKPGQLLAQLDAQDYALALDAARAQVVAAVTQRDLAAADFKRFAQLKAQNFISGAELERREAALKSAQAQLDQAQAQVAAQGNQQAYTRLVADVAGVVTGIEAEPGQVLSAGMTVVRIAQDGARDVVFSVPEDQVARVRVGQDVQVRAWSGGAPFGGKVRDVAASADPVTRTYLVKVAVAGPQVPALGSTVYALPAALSQVGQKALKLPTSALRQDGQQTAVWVYDAAAGTVRSQPIEIAAADGNEVVVRGGLAPGMQVVATGVHVLAPGQKVSVYQPKTAPAPASKALAATDSVAPVNQPQ, from the coding sequence ATGCGTTCTTCCTCCGCGTTGGCGTGGCCCCGTTCGGGGCTTTTTTTGCAGCCGGGCCGTGCCCGGTCTTCCGGCGGCGGCGCTGCCTGGCTGTGCGTGGCGGCGGCGGCTGCGCTGCTGGCCGGGTGCGCACGCCCGGAACCACCGCCCGAGCCGGTGCGCTCCGTCAAGCTGCTGACGGTGGGCGAGGGTGACCTGCAGGCGCAGCGCGAGTTCGCCGGCGAGGTGCGGGCGCGCGTGGAGTCGCGCCTGTCCTTCCGCGTGGCGGGCAAGCTGGTGCAGCGCCAGGCCGAGCTGGGCCAGGCGGTGAAGCCCGGCCAGTTGCTGGCCCAGTTGGACGCGCAGGACTACGCGCTGGCGCTCGACGCCGCGCGCGCCCAGGTGGTGGCGGCCGTGACGCAGCGCGACCTGGCGGCGGCGGATTTCAAGCGCTTTGCCCAGCTCAAGGCGCAGAACTTCATCAGCGGCGCCGAGCTGGAGCGGCGCGAGGCGGCGCTCAAGTCGGCCCAGGCGCAGCTCGACCAGGCCCAGGCCCAGGTGGCCGCGCAGGGCAACCAGCAGGCGTACACGCGGCTGGTGGCCGACGTGGCGGGCGTGGTGACCGGCATCGAGGCCGAGCCGGGCCAAGTGCTGTCGGCCGGCATGACGGTGGTGCGCATCGCCCAGGACGGCGCGCGCGACGTGGTGTTTTCCGTGCCCGAGGACCAGGTGGCGCGTGTGCGCGTGGGCCAGGACGTGCAGGTGCGCGCGTGGTCCGGCGGCGCGCCGTTCGGCGGCAAGGTGCGCGACGTGGCGGCCAGCGCCGACCCGGTGACGCGCACCTACCTGGTCAAGGTGGCGGTGGCCGGGCCGCAGGTGCCCGCGCTGGGGTCTACCGTGTATGCGCTGCCGGCGGCGCTGTCGCAGGTGGGGCAAAAGGCGCTCAAGCTGCCCACCAGTGCACTGCGCCAGGACGGGCAGCAGACGGCGGTGTGGGTGTACGACGCGGCGGCGGGCACGGTGCGCTCGCAGCCCATCGAGATCGCCGCGGCCGATGGCAACGAGGTGGTGGTGCGTGGCGGGCTGGCGCCCGGCATGCAGGTGGTGGCCACGGGCGTGCATGTGCTGGCGCCGGGGCAGAAGGTTAGCGTTTATCAGCCAAAAACGGCTCCAGCGCCCGCCAGCAAAGCGCTAGCAGCTACTGATTCGGTAGCGCCCGTGAACCAGCCGCAGTGA
- a CDS encoding TonB-dependent siderophore receptor, protein MAQRRHIQRNARPLFALSAIAAALVAPQALAQTAQPAQTAQQESATLSTVTVQDKAQTPTAPYAGGQVTSGGRMGFLGDKDIMETPFSVITYTEQFIEDQQATDITGVIARTDPTVFTSGIAGESNEGYSIRGFTSSINDVTLNGLAGMAPYYRSSLEMFGRIEVMKGPSAMLGGMLPKGSVGGSVNLVTKRAGNEPVTRLTTSYSGQSLFGGHIDLGRRFGEDGQFGVRFNGVYRDGETAVHDQDRKATLASLGLDWRSSRVRLSADLYRSNDHGNGLTRGLGLAAGLAIPTPPRPTVTWNPPWAFFDTVDKGVMARGEFDISDQLTAYAAAGISKTAFQSNMGTGNIINAAGDFTINFSGVSDEVERKSAEVGLKGRLRTGDVGHQFALNVTHYTEDYLLRGFRNSLGATGWTTNIYNPVWGSNPGTTYPALTRTETGMTSFGVADTMSFLQDRLQLTLGVRHQSASTDSYLAPTGARTSTYDKSATTPAAAVLFKATDKLSVYGNLIQGLSQGSTAPATAANAGEVFPPYKSKQMEVGAKLDLGNFAHTVSLFEIKRPSSYTDPATNVFAFGGEQRNRGVEWGFFGTPVRGVRLMGGVAYTDAKITKAAVAASEGKQATGAPKWQGKLGAEWDVPAAPGLTLTANANAASKRYFNATNTLWVPGGTTCDLGARYATKAAGYPLILRASVTNVANKAYWSQANFGGLGLGAPRTLTLSAAVDF, encoded by the coding sequence ATGGCCCAACGTCGCCATATCCAACGCAACGCACGCCCGTTGTTCGCCCTGAGCGCCATCGCCGCCGCGCTGGTCGCCCCGCAGGCGCTGGCGCAGACCGCGCAACCAGCGCAAACAGCGCAGCAGGAGTCCGCCACGCTCTCCACCGTCACCGTGCAGGACAAGGCCCAGACGCCCACCGCGCCCTATGCGGGCGGGCAGGTCACTTCCGGCGGGCGCATGGGTTTTCTGGGTGACAAGGACATCATGGAAACCCCGTTCTCCGTCATCACCTACACCGAGCAGTTCATCGAAGACCAGCAGGCCACGGACATTACCGGCGTGATCGCCAGGACCGACCCCACGGTGTTCACCAGCGGCATCGCCGGCGAGAGCAACGAGGGCTATTCGATTCGCGGCTTTACGTCGAGCATCAACGACGTGACCTTGAACGGCCTGGCCGGCATGGCGCCGTACTACCGCAGCAGCCTCGAGATGTTCGGGCGCATCGAAGTCATGAAGGGGCCGTCGGCCATGCTCGGCGGCATGCTGCCCAAGGGCTCGGTGGGCGGCTCGGTCAACTTGGTGACCAAGCGCGCGGGCAACGAGCCGGTGACGCGCCTGACCACCAGCTATAGCGGGCAATCGCTGTTCGGCGGCCACATCGACCTGGGGCGGCGCTTTGGCGAGGACGGGCAGTTCGGCGTGCGCTTCAACGGCGTTTACCGCGACGGCGAGACCGCCGTGCACGACCAGGACCGCAAGGCCACCCTGGCATCGCTGGGGCTGGACTGGCGCAGCTCCCGCGTGCGCCTGTCGGCTGACCTGTACCGCAGCAACGACCACGGCAATGGCCTGACCCGTGGCCTGGGGCTGGCCGCCGGGCTGGCGATTCCCACGCCGCCCAGGCCCACTGTCACGTGGAACCCGCCCTGGGCCTTCTTCGACACGGTGGACAAAGGCGTGATGGCGCGCGGCGAGTTCGACATCAGCGACCAGCTCACGGCCTATGCCGCAGCGGGCATCAGCAAGACCGCGTTCCAGTCCAACATGGGCACGGGCAACATCATCAACGCGGCGGGCGACTTCACCATCAACTTCAGCGGCGTGAGCGACGAGGTGGAGCGCAAGTCGGCCGAGGTGGGCCTCAAGGGGCGGCTGCGCACGGGCGACGTGGGCCACCAGTTTGCGCTGAACGTCACGCACTACACCGAGGATTATTTGCTGCGGGGCTTCCGCAACAGCCTGGGTGCAACGGGCTGGACCACCAACATCTACAACCCCGTCTGGGGCAGCAACCCCGGCACCACGTACCCTGCCCTGACCCGGACCGAAACGGGTATGACCAGCTTTGGCGTGGCAGACACCATGTCCTTCCTGCAAGACCGGCTGCAGCTCACGCTGGGCGTGCGCCACCAGAGCGCTTCCACCGACAGCTACCTTGCGCCCACCGGTGCGCGCACCAGCACCTATGACAAGAGCGCCACCACGCCCGCAGCGGCCGTGCTGTTCAAGGCCACGGACAAGCTGTCGGTGTATGGCAACCTCATCCAGGGCCTGAGCCAGGGCTCCACTGCCCCGGCCACCGCAGCCAATGCGGGCGAGGTCTTCCCGCCGTACAAGAGCAAGCAAATGGAAGTGGGTGCCAAGCTCGACCTGGGCAACTTCGCCCACACCGTCAGCCTGTTCGAGATCAAGCGCCCCAGCAGCTATACCGACCCGGCCACCAACGTCTTCGCGTTCGGCGGCGAGCAGCGCAACCGGGGCGTTGAATGGGGCTTCTTCGGTACGCCTGTGCGCGGCGTGCGCCTGATGGGCGGCGTTGCCTATACCGATGCCAAGATCACCAAAGCCGCAGTCGCCGCCAGCGAGGGCAAGCAGGCCACCGGCGCGCCCAAGTGGCAAGGCAAGCTGGGTGCCGAATGGGACGTGCCAGCCGCCCCTGGCCTGACGCTGACCGCCAACGCCAACGCGGCCAGCAAGCGCTACTTCAACGCCACCAACACCCTGTGGGTGCCGGGCGGCACCACCTGCGACCTGGGGGCGCGCTACGCCACCAAGGCCGCCGGCTACCCCTTGATCTTGCGCGCCAGCGTGACCAACGTGGCCAACAAGGCTTACTGGTCGCAAGCGAACTTTGGCGGCCTGGGGCTGGGTGCGCCGCGCACCTTGACACTGTCGGCAGCGGTGGACTTCTGA